The following proteins come from a genomic window of Alosa sapidissima isolate fAloSap1 chromosome 20, fAloSap1.pri, whole genome shotgun sequence:
- the LOC121694447 gene encoding RING finger protein 148-like isoform X1 has product MSWSGRRFFAWVCLTACVAECSGFILLYWTADVSVRVGNLTSKPCECGLYGQDSPLLGESGLVVLPNEDPQACNHTTFSVSQSPWIALIKRGNCTYKEKISAATKYNASAVVIYNLDGTGNETNTMSHSGTGGVVVVMIGNELGKDIASLVHAGHEVFMNIELGNPHGPWANPIWIYIMSFTFFAVTAVTMAYFTILSVKKIHQHIMLRREQNCRPYLEVTSCRALSLSGNKNSKRQLKSVAQKAIEKLKVRTLRKGDEEVGSDNHTCAVCIEGYKHLEPVMILTCGHFFHKPCIEPWLLEHRTCPMCKCNILGVKTVDEEVSVGSTPSPLDVRFYPDSRLSPFYENLDEVALSDPEEDTPPAQQTSQEPIEAGPKPEQNQGSTTEFHQIYDNLAFEGDSNKMDLK; this is encoded by the exons atgagcTGGAGTGGGAGACGATTTTTTGCCTGGGTCTGCCTGACGGCTTGTGTGGCGGAGTGCTCCGGCTTCATCCTGCTTTACTGGACAGCCGACGTGTCGGTGAGAGTGGGGAACCTCACCTCGAAGCCATGCGAGTGTGGCCTGTATGGCCAGGACTCGCCGCTGCTCGGGGAGAGTGGTCTGGTGGTGCTCCCTAACGAGGACCCCCAGGCGTGCAACCATACCACCTTCAGCGTCTCCCAGTCGCCCTGGATCGCACTCATCAAGCGAGGAAACTGTACGTACAAAGAGAAGATCAGCGCTGCCACAAAGTACAACGCGTCCGCAGTGGTCATCTACAACCTTGATGGTACCGGCAATGAGACTAACACCATGAGCCACTCAG GCACTGGAGGGGTTGTTGTTGTCATGATTGGCAACGAACTCGGCAAGGACATCGCCAGTCTGGTCCATGCAGGGCATGAGGTCTTCATGAACATTGAGTTGGGCAACCCTCACGGGCCCTGGGCCAATCCAATCTGGATCTACATCATGTCCTTCACCTTCTTTGCAGTGACCGCCGTGACCATGGCCTACTTCACCATCCTCTCGGTGAAGAAAATCCACCAGCACATAATGCTGAGGAGAGAACAG AATTGCAGACCGTACCTTGAAGTTACAAGTTGCAGGGCTCTTTCCCTATCGGGCAACAAGAACTCCAAG AGACAACTGAAATCTGTGGCCCAGAAAGCGATTGAGAAGCTAAAGGTTCGAACTCTAAGGAAAGGAGATGAG GAGGTAGGGTCAGACAACCATACCTGCGCTGTGTGCATAGAGGGCTACAAGCATTTGGAACCAGTGATGATCCTAACCTGCGG TCACTTCTTTCACAAACCCTGCATTGAGCCGTGGCTGTTGGAGCATCGCACCTGTCCCATGTGTAAATGCAACATCTTGGGAGTGAAG ACGGTGGATGAGGAGGTCAGTGTCGGGTCCACTCCTTCACCACTAGATGTCAGGTTTTACCCAGACTCGCGGCTGAGCCCTTTTTATGAAAATCTTGACGAGGTGGCATTGTCAGACCCTGAGGAGGATACTCCACCAGCACAGCAGACGAGCCAGG AACCCATTGAGGCTGGACCGAAGCCAGAGCAGAACCAGGGTTCCACGACAGAGTTTCACCAGATCTACGACAACCTTGCTTTTGAAGGGGACTCCAACAAAATGGATTTGAAGTGA
- the LOC121694447 gene encoding RING finger protein 148-like isoform X2: MSWSGRRFFAWVCLTACVAECSGFILLYWTADVSVRVGNLTSKPCECGLYGQDSPLLGESGLVVLPNEDPQACNHTTFSVSQSPWIALIKRGNCTYKEKISAATKYNASAVVIYNLDGTGNETNTMSHSGTGGVVVVMIGNELGKDIASLVHAGHEVFMNIELGNPHGPWANPIWIYIMSFTFFAVTAVTMAYFTILSVKKIHQHIMLRREQRQLKSVAQKAIEKLKVRTLRKGDEEVGSDNHTCAVCIEGYKHLEPVMILTCGHFFHKPCIEPWLLEHRTCPMCKCNILGVKTVDEEVSVGSTPSPLDVRFYPDSRLSPFYENLDEVALSDPEEDTPPAQQTSQEPIEAGPKPEQNQGSTTEFHQIYDNLAFEGDSNKMDLK, from the exons atgagcTGGAGTGGGAGACGATTTTTTGCCTGGGTCTGCCTGACGGCTTGTGTGGCGGAGTGCTCCGGCTTCATCCTGCTTTACTGGACAGCCGACGTGTCGGTGAGAGTGGGGAACCTCACCTCGAAGCCATGCGAGTGTGGCCTGTATGGCCAGGACTCGCCGCTGCTCGGGGAGAGTGGTCTGGTGGTGCTCCCTAACGAGGACCCCCAGGCGTGCAACCATACCACCTTCAGCGTCTCCCAGTCGCCCTGGATCGCACTCATCAAGCGAGGAAACTGTACGTACAAAGAGAAGATCAGCGCTGCCACAAAGTACAACGCGTCCGCAGTGGTCATCTACAACCTTGATGGTACCGGCAATGAGACTAACACCATGAGCCACTCAG GCACTGGAGGGGTTGTTGTTGTCATGATTGGCAACGAACTCGGCAAGGACATCGCCAGTCTGGTCCATGCAGGGCATGAGGTCTTCATGAACATTGAGTTGGGCAACCCTCACGGGCCCTGGGCCAATCCAATCTGGATCTACATCATGTCCTTCACCTTCTTTGCAGTGACCGCCGTGACCATGGCCTACTTCACCATCCTCTCGGTGAAGAAAATCCACCAGCACATAATGCTGAGGAGAGAACAG AGACAACTGAAATCTGTGGCCCAGAAAGCGATTGAGAAGCTAAAGGTTCGAACTCTAAGGAAAGGAGATGAG GAGGTAGGGTCAGACAACCATACCTGCGCTGTGTGCATAGAGGGCTACAAGCATTTGGAACCAGTGATGATCCTAACCTGCGG TCACTTCTTTCACAAACCCTGCATTGAGCCGTGGCTGTTGGAGCATCGCACCTGTCCCATGTGTAAATGCAACATCTTGGGAGTGAAG ACGGTGGATGAGGAGGTCAGTGTCGGGTCCACTCCTTCACCACTAGATGTCAGGTTTTACCCAGACTCGCGGCTGAGCCCTTTTTATGAAAATCTTGACGAGGTGGCATTGTCAGACCCTGAGGAGGATACTCCACCAGCACAGCAGACGAGCCAGG AACCCATTGAGGCTGGACCGAAGCCAGAGCAGAACCAGGGTTCCACGACAGAGTTTCACCAGATCTACGACAACCTTGCTTTTGAAGGGGACTCCAACAAAATGGATTTGAAGTGA
- the LOC121694450 gene encoding vacuolar ATPase assembly integral membrane protein vma21-like, whose translation MDNYGKSSLAQPTPMAPDFRGNESSLVSALKTLLFFTILMVTVPIGLYFASKAYIFEGSMQMSSSDSYFYAAIVAVLAVHVVLALFVYVAWNEGSPPKRKEGKHD comes from the exons ATGGACAACTACGGGAAATCTTCTCTGGCTCAACCGACTCCAATGGCTCCAGACTTCAGAGG AAATGAAAGCTCCTTAGTATCTGCGCTGAAGACGCTGCTGTTTTTTACCATCCTAATGGTCACAGTACCAATTGGGCTATACTTTGCATCAAAAGCATATATATTTGAAG GCTCAATGCAGATGTCTAGTTCAGACAGCTACTTCTATGCAGCCATCGTGGCCGTGCTTGCCGTGCACGTGGTGCTTGCTCTGTTTGTCTACGTGGCCTGGAATGAGGGATCTCCACCAAAGAGGAAGGAGGGCAAGCATGACTAA